The following are encoded together in the Actinoplanes sp. N902-109 genome:
- a CDS encoding DUF2637 domain-containing protein, producing the protein MTGDRFSRVRWGVRGALALGVATSVTANVLHALPNLISQAIAAWPPLALLLTVELISRIPVHERSLSVVRLAATASIAGIAAWVSYWHMAGVAARYGEIGAAPYLIPLSVDGLVVVASVCLVELSSRIQVATEETVKTADVRADAPADSQPDKTTKPGTRASRKKDTGKAVARLRTRHPELSTGEIARQVGVTARTVRRHLSATTS; encoded by the coding sequence ATGACCGGCGACCGTTTCAGCCGTGTTCGCTGGGGCGTCCGCGGGGCATTGGCCCTCGGGGTCGCGACGTCCGTAACGGCGAACGTGCTGCACGCCTTGCCGAATCTCATCAGCCAGGCCATCGCGGCGTGGCCGCCGTTGGCTCTCCTGCTGACTGTAGAGCTGATCTCCCGCATACCGGTGCATGAACGATCGCTGTCTGTCGTCCGGCTCGCGGCGACCGCGTCGATCGCTGGCATCGCGGCTTGGGTGTCGTATTGGCACATGGCCGGGGTCGCCGCCAGGTACGGCGAGATCGGGGCGGCGCCGTACCTGATCCCTTTGTCGGTAGATGGGCTCGTCGTCGTCGCGTCGGTCTGCCTCGTCGAACTGTCCAGCCGCATTCAGGTTGCGACAGAGGAAACGGTCAAGACCGCGGACGTACGGGCGGACGCGCCGGCGGACAGCCAACCGGACAAGACGACAAAGCCTGGAACTCGCGCCAGCCGTAAGAAGGACACCGGTAAGGCGGTCGCCCGGCTGCGCACTCGGCACCCGGAGCTGTCCACTGGCGAGATCGCCCGGCAAGTCGGTGTCACTGCTCGCACGGTCCGGCGCCACCTGTCCGCGACCACCAGTTGA
- a CDS encoding DUF6284 family protein has protein sequence MYRNFMSDEPTPAHLAAIEREQRLLQAEIALVDAEIRFLSAEAGPTQLDWRRLRRAQNRVLREMVNLIERYLNSIDEVS, from the coding sequence GTGTACCGCAACTTCATGTCTGACGAGCCCACCCCTGCCCACCTCGCCGCCATCGAGCGCGAACAGCGGCTCCTCCAAGCGGAGATCGCCTTGGTTGACGCCGAGATCCGGTTTCTCTCCGCGGAGGCCGGTCCGACTCAGCTCGACTGGCGCCGTCTCCGCCGCGCCCAGAACCGCGTACTGCGGGAGATGGTCAATCTCATCGAGCGCTACCTCAACTCCATCGACGAGGTGTCCTGA
- a CDS encoding winged helix-turn-helix domain-containing protein, producing MITPDREGAAYRQLAGMLRDRIRSGELPPGQRMPSEKDLHDEFGLARETVRRALAVLRAEGLVEVRHGHGTFVAEMPEKVELRAGDSATSTAAITISRANGEIETYPAGTTLTVVD from the coding sequence GTGATTACCCCAGATCGCGAAGGTGCTGCTTATCGGCAGCTCGCCGGGATGCTTCGCGATCGCATCCGTAGCGGTGAGTTACCGCCCGGTCAACGGATGCCCTCGGAGAAGGATCTTCACGACGAGTTCGGCTTAGCGCGCGAGACGGTTCGCCGAGCCCTCGCCGTCCTGCGAGCCGAAGGTCTGGTGGAAGTCCGCCACGGCCACGGGACGTTCGTCGCCGAGATGCCCGAGAAGGTCGAACTCCGGGCAGGTGACAGCGCCACATCAACGGCCGCGATCACGATCAGCCGCGCGAACGGCGAGATAGAGACCTACCCCGCCGGCACCACCCTCACGGTTGTCGACTGA
- a CDS encoding NUDIX domain-containing protein — protein sequence MNQPARDTVIDQWTGRHATALQAALRMSQDEMAALIGVAKRTIASWSERPDIVIRPELQRALDTAYSRADDQAKLRFARQLKADDDAEAEAAAGSAVALSVAIAVVTKEADVLLVCRRDADPSGIDWQFPAGIVKPGATPSTIAVRETLAETGIHCAVRSELGSRVHPLSGVNASYFLCDYLAGEVEGEKGSDRIPNRVDPFSSPRQEGR from the coding sequence ATGAACCAGCCGGCGCGAGACACCGTCATCGACCAGTGGACCGGCCGCCACGCAACGGCGCTACAGGCGGCACTGCGCATGTCGCAAGACGAGATGGCCGCTCTTATCGGCGTCGCTAAGCGCACGATCGCGTCCTGGAGTGAGCGCCCCGACATCGTCATCCGTCCCGAGCTGCAGCGGGCATTGGACACCGCCTACAGCCGCGCCGACGACCAGGCCAAGCTCCGCTTCGCGCGCCAGCTCAAAGCCGACGACGACGCCGAAGCGGAGGCCGCAGCAGGCAGTGCCGTAGCGCTGTCAGTGGCTATCGCCGTGGTGACCAAGGAAGCGGACGTGTTGCTGGTCTGCCGGCGCGATGCCGACCCGAGCGGCATCGACTGGCAGTTCCCGGCCGGCATCGTCAAACCAGGCGCCACGCCCTCGACTATCGCCGTCCGCGAAACCCTCGCAGAGACCGGCATTCACTGTGCCGTCCGTAGCGAGCTGGGCAGCCGCGTCCACCCGCTCTCCGGCGTCAACGCCAGTTACTTCCTCTGCGACTACCTCGCCGGCGAGGTCGAGGGGGAGAAGGGCAGCGACCGGATTCCAAATCGCGTCGACCCTTTTTCGAGTCCCCGTCAAGAAGGCAGATAG
- a CDS encoding ATP-dependent endonuclease translates to MISSDIRPSTITALSERVKKRAYNNYLLSMQLVKIRSFSAQEIRFDFPVTALVGPNGAGKTTILGAAALIYEKVKPRRFFVKSGAYDESMKGWRIEYNLIDSSRTPPNVSRTASYLKAKWNRDAMPREVAVIGIARTLPASERNDMYRFVGNDFKAASERTFDPLVVEAVERILGKEATNYLSVNADTAGKLQIFALRNADTPDESYSEFHFGAGEASIIRIVSRIEQAVDNSLILIEEIENGLHPVATRRLVEYLIDVARRKSCQIIFTTHSNDALEPLPTDAVWSSYRGRLTQGKLDVAALRTLTGQIDARLAVFTEDAFDEMFADVTLREYGQRHNVDMSSIKIHSLGGAAPARDHTRFHNANPTRAFPAICLLDGDSKKGRRDLESGRCPSPPRPRRRGSRRGSNWR, encoded by the coding sequence ATGATCAGCAGCGACATCAGGCCAAGTACCATCACGGCTCTATCTGAGCGAGTGAAGAAGCGCGCATACAATAATTACTTGCTTAGTATGCAGCTGGTCAAAATCCGAAGCTTTAGTGCACAAGAGATCCGCTTTGACTTCCCGGTTACAGCCCTCGTCGGCCCCAACGGTGCCGGCAAAACAACAATCTTGGGCGCGGCCGCTTTGATCTACGAGAAGGTAAAGCCTCGGCGGTTTTTTGTAAAAAGCGGCGCGTATGACGAGAGCATGAAGGGGTGGCGCATTGAGTATAACCTCATAGATAGCTCCCGAACCCCGCCAAATGTCTCGCGCACGGCTAGCTATCTGAAAGCTAAATGGAATAGAGATGCAATGCCTCGTGAAGTGGCTGTGATTGGCATTGCAAGAACTTTGCCAGCGAGCGAACGAAACGATATGTATCGTTTTGTAGGTAATGACTTCAAGGCGGCAAGTGAGCGGACCTTTGATCCTCTGGTCGTAGAAGCAGTGGAGCGCATCCTCGGCAAAGAGGCGACCAACTACCTTTCGGTTAATGCCGACACGGCAGGGAAATTACAAATTTTCGCACTAAGGAACGCCGATACTCCGGATGAAAGCTACTCCGAGTTTCACTTCGGTGCTGGAGAGGCCTCCATTATAAGGATTGTTTCTCGCATCGAGCAGGCAGTCGATAATTCACTGATCTTAATTGAAGAAATAGAAAATGGGTTGCACCCGGTTGCGACGCGCCGACTGGTCGAGTATCTGATTGATGTAGCGCGGCGAAAGTCTTGCCAGATAATCTTCACGACCCACTCTAACGACGCGCTTGAGCCGCTTCCGACGGACGCTGTCTGGTCGTCATATCGTGGACGTCTCACACAGGGAAAACTTGATGTTGCCGCATTAAGAACTCTGACTGGGCAGATTGATGCAAGGCTAGCCGTCTTTACGGAAGATGCTTTCGATGAGATGTTCGCAGATGTAACTTTGCGTGAGTACGGCCAGCGTCATAACGTCGACATGTCGAGCATCAAGATTCACTCTCTCGGCGGAGCGGCTCCTGCACGCGACCATACACGCTTTCACAACGCGAACCCCACCAGGGCCTTCCCGGCTATCTGCCTTCTTGACGGGGACTCGAAAAAGGGTCGACGCGATTTGGAATCCGGTCGCTGCCCTTCTCCCCCTCGACCTCGCCGGCGAGGTAGTCGCAGAGGAAGTAACTGGCGTTGA
- a CDS encoding DinB family protein translates to MPAQVGAISDEREGLLAYLAQMRYVLRLTAYGLTAEQLRAAPTVSPLSVGGLIKHCAFTEENWIDTVRNEPPPVDFDKYNRNFQLAEDETLETVLAYYDAVAARTEKTIAEIPDLGQQVPIDHSAPWNPKDMDFWTVRWILLHLIQETARHAGHADVIRESLDGATAYPLLAAAEGWPETPWLKPWTPGS, encoded by the coding sequence ATGCCAGCCCAGGTCGGCGCCATCAGTGACGAACGCGAAGGACTGCTCGCCTATCTCGCCCAGATGCGATACGTCCTCCGGCTGACCGCATACGGCCTCACCGCCGAACAATTGCGGGCAGCCCCCACCGTCAGCCCGCTGTCAGTGGGCGGCCTGATCAAACACTGTGCCTTCACCGAGGAAAACTGGATCGACACCGTCCGCAACGAACCCCCGCCGGTCGACTTCGACAAGTACAACCGCAACTTCCAGCTCGCCGAGGATGAAACCCTGGAAACGGTCCTCGCCTACTACGACGCCGTAGCCGCCCGCACCGAGAAGACCATCGCGGAGATCCCCGACCTCGGCCAGCAGGTGCCCATCGACCACTCGGCCCCCTGGAACCCCAAGGACATGGACTTCTGGACGGTCCGCTGGATCCTGCTCCACCTCATCCAGGAAACCGCCCGCCACGCCGGCCACGCCGACGTGATCCGCGAATCCCTCGACGGGGCAACGGCCTACCCGCTGCTCGCCGCCGCCGAAGGCTGGCCCGAAACGCCGTGGCTGAAGCCGTGGACGCCCGGCTCGTGA
- a CDS encoding prephenate dehydrogenase/arogenate dehydrogenase family protein yields the protein MNVAIIGLGLIGGSLLRALTAHGHPVVGYDVDPATRSAAAAEFVIAETIPALLQKAEIVILAVPLPALSPVRAQLAGFDGLLTDVTSVKGPVLDLFGDRRYVGGHPMAGKESSSFAASDPALFTGCAWVLCLEPGITDLTDWATLAGLYTSIGARIVPATAADHDQAVARISHVPHLLAAALATLLEGNPLAGTLAAGSFRDGTRVAATRAELIAAMCGGNAVAVQSVLSSATSSLAAFGNALGADDPVAALTPLLRRAGELRRGWPAAPGVPVEVELAIDPLLALGRAGGWITRVTDRSAFGLRPESDRNPA from the coding sequence GTGAACGTCGCGATCATCGGTCTCGGTCTCATCGGCGGCTCGCTGCTGCGCGCCCTCACCGCCCACGGCCACCCCGTTGTCGGGTACGACGTGGATCCGGCCACCCGGTCCGCCGCGGCCGCCGAGTTTGTTATCGCCGAAACCATTCCCGCCCTGCTGCAGAAGGCGGAGATCGTCATTCTCGCCGTTCCGCTCCCGGCTCTTTCCCCGGTACGGGCCCAGCTGGCCGGATTCGACGGACTGCTGACCGATGTCACCTCGGTCAAGGGCCCGGTGCTGGACCTCTTCGGCGACCGGCGATACGTGGGCGGTCACCCGATGGCCGGCAAGGAATCATCCAGCTTCGCGGCGTCCGACCCCGCGCTCTTCACCGGCTGCGCGTGGGTGCTGTGCCTGGAACCGGGGATCACGGACCTCACCGACTGGGCGACGCTGGCCGGCCTCTACACGTCCATCGGCGCACGGATCGTGCCTGCCACCGCCGCCGACCACGATCAGGCCGTCGCGCGGATCAGTCACGTGCCGCACCTGCTCGCCGCGGCGCTGGCCACCCTGCTGGAGGGCAACCCGCTGGCCGGCACGCTGGCCGCCGGCTCCTTTCGCGACGGTACGAGGGTGGCGGCCACCCGTGCGGAACTGATCGCGGCCATGTGCGGGGGCAACGCTGTCGCTGTGCAGTCCGTGCTGTCATCGGCAACGAGTTCGCTGGCGGCTTTCGGCAACGCCTTGGGCGCGGACGATCCGGTGGCGGCGCTCACCCCTTTGCTGCGCCGGGCCGGGGAACTGCGTCGGGGGTGGCCGGCTGCTCCGGGCGTACCGGTGGAAGTGGAACTGGCAATTGACCCGCTGCTGGCTCTCGGCCGGGCAGGCGGCTGGATCACCCGGGTGACCGACCGATCGGCATTCGGACTGCGGCCGGAAAGTGACCGCAATCCCGCCTAG
- a CDS encoding PQQ-like beta-propeller repeat protein yields the protein MSIGLVVALVAAPAAQAATAESSDPVPGFNGTVLAVAYAGNTVFIGGDFTAAVVKGKTVTRTRLAAVNASTGELLPWAPTANARVKAIAVDGSAVYLGGDFTKINGSGRDSLARVDAASGALSSSFKHSVDGKPYALAAANGRLYVGGTLAKVDGQTRTRLAAFSLSSGALDGSWKPSADDQVEALAAGSDRIYAGGKFHKVDSTSGYDRLVALDPASGKIVTGFKPKPSVIAFAIAVTGDSVYTANGGQGGTANAYTLSGGKRWTATFDGDAQAITSLGDTVYVGGHFDHACRTARTGAQGVCLDGQDDRVKLAALAASDGRLKSWKADANGVVGVLTMTANPQLGAFAAGGAFTTINGAAQKRFAQFR from the coding sequence GTGTCGATCGGGCTCGTGGTGGCGCTGGTGGCGGCGCCGGCCGCGCAGGCAGCGACCGCGGAGTCGTCCGATCCGGTGCCCGGTTTCAATGGAACCGTGCTGGCCGTGGCCTATGCGGGTAACACGGTCTTCATCGGCGGCGACTTCACCGCGGCCGTGGTCAAGGGCAAGACCGTCACCCGGACCCGGCTCGCCGCCGTCAACGCGAGCACCGGCGAGCTGCTGCCGTGGGCGCCGACCGCGAACGCACGGGTGAAAGCCATCGCGGTGGACGGCTCAGCGGTCTACCTCGGCGGCGACTTCACCAAGATCAACGGATCGGGCCGGGACAGCCTGGCCCGGGTGGACGCTGCCAGTGGCGCGCTGTCCAGCTCGTTCAAGCACAGCGTCGACGGGAAGCCGTACGCGCTGGCCGCGGCCAACGGCCGGCTCTATGTCGGTGGCACCCTGGCGAAGGTCGACGGCCAGACCCGCACCAGGCTGGCGGCGTTCAGCCTGAGCAGCGGCGCGCTCGACGGCAGCTGGAAGCCGAGCGCCGACGACCAGGTCGAGGCGCTGGCCGCCGGGAGCGACCGGATCTACGCCGGGGGCAAGTTCCACAAGGTCGACAGCACCAGCGGGTACGACCGGCTGGTCGCTCTCGATCCCGCCTCCGGCAAGATCGTCACCGGGTTCAAGCCCAAACCCTCGGTCATCGCGTTCGCCATCGCGGTGACCGGTGACAGCGTCTACACGGCGAACGGTGGCCAGGGCGGCACCGCGAATGCCTACACGCTGTCGGGCGGCAAGCGGTGGACTGCCACGTTCGACGGGGACGCGCAGGCGATCACCAGCCTCGGTGACACCGTGTACGTGGGCGGGCATTTCGACCATGCGTGCCGCACCGCCCGTACCGGAGCTCAAGGGGTGTGCCTCGACGGCCAGGACGACCGGGTCAAGCTCGCGGCCCTGGCCGCGAGCGACGGCCGACTCAAGAGCTGGAAGGCCGACGCCAACGGGGTGGTGGGCGTGCTCACCATGACCGCCAACCCGCAACTCGGGGCGTTCGCCGCGGGCGGCGCGTTCACCACGATCAACGGCGCGGCACAGAAGCGGTTCGCGCAGTTCCGCTAG
- a CDS encoding M23 family metallopeptidase produces the protein MLSLRTLSVLTVTVFSLAACGGPGDDPAATATPQFVEPSATTAATTEPATEPATPAPATSAPQSASPTPSKTATSVRYVFPVKAANVDFHPTHSKYPATDIFADCGEPAVATTSGVVLEVSLKDEYVKGEPDGPLNGGLSVSILGDDGVRYYGSHLSKVLSGIKAGVRVKAGQQVGKVGHTGNANGVCHLHYGISPPCAKTGDWKVRRGVIWPATYLTSWRKGGTKSPVKTVQAWARSHNCKA, from the coding sequence GTGCTGTCCCTGCGTACCCTCTCGGTCTTGACCGTCACGGTCTTCTCGCTCGCCGCTTGCGGCGGGCCGGGCGACGACCCGGCGGCCACCGCGACGCCGCAGTTCGTGGAGCCGTCCGCAACGACGGCGGCGACAACGGAACCAGCGACGGAACCGGCCACACCCGCGCCCGCCACGAGCGCCCCGCAGAGCGCGAGCCCGACGCCCAGCAAGACCGCGACGAGCGTCAGGTACGTCTTCCCGGTGAAGGCCGCCAACGTCGATTTCCACCCGACGCACTCGAAGTACCCGGCGACCGACATCTTCGCCGACTGCGGGGAGCCGGCCGTCGCCACGACCAGCGGTGTCGTGCTCGAGGTGAGCCTCAAGGACGAGTACGTCAAGGGCGAGCCGGACGGTCCGCTCAACGGCGGGCTGTCGGTGTCGATCCTCGGCGACGACGGGGTGCGCTACTACGGCTCGCACCTGAGCAAGGTGTTGTCCGGCATCAAGGCCGGGGTGCGGGTCAAGGCCGGGCAGCAGGTCGGCAAGGTCGGCCACACCGGCAACGCCAACGGGGTCTGCCACCTGCACTACGGCATCTCGCCGCCGTGCGCCAAGACCGGCGACTGGAAGGTGCGCCGCGGCGTGATCTGGCCGGCCACCTATCTCACCTCGTGGCGCAAGGGCGGCACCAAGAGCCCGGTCAAGACCGTGCAGGCGTGGGCCAGGTCGCACAACTGCAAGGCCTGA